Proteins found in one Verrucomicrobiota bacterium genomic segment:
- the sucD gene encoding succinate--CoA ligase subunit alpha, with product MSILVNKDTRVVVQGITGKAGAFHAGQCLEYGTNIVAGVTPGKGGLKFEEKVPVFNTLSEAVEETRANCSVIFVPPSFAADSILEAIDAEIELVICITEGIPVRDMAEVRRRLYFHNTKTRLIGPNCPGIITPGECKIGIMPGYIHKPGRVGVVSRSGTLTYEAVWQLTQRGVGQSTCIGIGGDPINGTSHTDALRLFNEDPETDAVIMIGEIGGTAEEEAATFVKQHMNKPVAAFIAGATAPPGRRMGHAGAIVSGGEGTAESKIHALKDAGIEVAPTPSDMADALLNVYAPS from the coding sequence ATGAGTATTCTCGTAAACAAAGACACCCGCGTAGTCGTCCAGGGAATTACAGGAAAGGCAGGCGCCTTTCATGCCGGACAATGCCTTGAGTATGGCACTAACATCGTAGCCGGGGTCACGCCTGGAAAAGGTGGGTTGAAATTCGAAGAAAAAGTCCCCGTTTTTAACACGCTTTCAGAAGCCGTTGAAGAAACCAGAGCAAACTGTTCGGTGATCTTTGTTCCACCTTCTTTTGCCGCAGATTCGATCCTTGAGGCGATCGACGCAGAGATCGAATTAGTCATCTGCATAACCGAAGGCATACCCGTTCGGGACATGGCCGAAGTGCGCCGACGACTTTATTTCCATAACACCAAGACCCGCCTGATCGGACCCAACTGCCCGGGAATCATTACACCAGGAGAATGCAAAATTGGAATCATGCCTGGATACATTCACAAGCCAGGCCGGGTAGGAGTCGTTTCGCGATCAGGAACCCTCACTTACGAGGCCGTATGGCAGCTCACCCAGCGGGGAGTCGGACAATCGACCTGCATTGGAATTGGTGGAGATCCGATTAATGGTACCAGTCACACCGATGCTCTCCGCCTCTTCAACGAAGATCCTGAGACGGACGCCGTGATCATGATTGGAGAAATCGGTGGAACAGCCGAAGAAGAAGCGGCCACGTTCGTAAAGCAGCATATGAACAAGCCCGTGGCCGCATTTATAGCAGGTGCGACCGCCCCTCCTGGAAGAAGAATGGGGCACGCAGGAGCGATCGTGTCTGGAGGTGAAGGAACCGCTGAAAGTAAAATTCATGCGCTGAAAGACGCGGGAATAGAAGTCGCGCCTACCCCTTCCGATATGGCCGATGCTCTCCTAAACGTCTACGCCCCTTCGTAA
- the sucC gene encoding ADP-forming succinate--CoA ligase subunit beta yields the protein MNIHEYQAKRLFSEYRIPVPRGYAAQNTRECDAAIAHFSNGEKIVVKAQIHAGGRGKGHFTDGFQGGVKIAKSHDEAREFAGHMLGNTLITKQTGPSGRKVQTVYFSEASEIEKEYYLAILLDRKTAQTVIIASTEGGMDIEEVAEKSPEKIIRVFVPPTLGLRHHQARRIAFSLGFEGALVKEMARLLAQLYSLYWEKNAMMVEINPLVVTKGGSLEALDAKVSFDENAIFQHPDIQQLRDLNEEDPKEIEASQFNLSYIALDGNIACMVNGAGLAMATMDIIKYFGGDPANFLDVGGGASEEQVTNAFRIINSDPNVEGILVNIFGGIMQCDVIARGIIAAAKNIELKVPLVVRLEGTNVEQGKKLLSESGMALHAADSLSAAAEKIVQLVANGDESFSPEI from the coding sequence ATGAACATTCACGAGTATCAAGCAAAACGTCTCTTTTCAGAATACCGAATCCCCGTTCCCAGAGGATACGCCGCACAAAACACCCGTGAATGCGACGCAGCTATAGCCCACTTCTCGAACGGCGAAAAAATCGTCGTAAAAGCTCAGATTCATGCGGGAGGCAGAGGAAAAGGTCACTTTACCGACGGCTTCCAGGGAGGAGTCAAAATTGCAAAAAGTCACGACGAGGCCAGGGAATTTGCAGGGCACATGCTGGGCAACACTTTGATTACAAAACAGACCGGCCCATCAGGGAGGAAAGTTCAGACTGTCTATTTTTCCGAAGCCTCAGAAATCGAGAAAGAGTACTACCTCGCGATTCTTCTCGATAGAAAGACCGCACAGACTGTAATCATCGCGTCCACAGAGGGTGGCATGGATATCGAAGAGGTGGCCGAGAAATCACCCGAAAAGATTATCCGAGTTTTTGTCCCGCCGACTCTTGGATTGCGACATCACCAAGCCCGGAGAATCGCTTTTTCCCTCGGCTTCGAAGGAGCACTTGTGAAGGAAATGGCACGTTTACTCGCGCAGCTCTACTCCCTTTATTGGGAGAAGAACGCGATGATGGTCGAGATCAACCCCCTCGTTGTGACGAAAGGAGGGAGTCTGGAAGCTTTGGATGCAAAGGTATCTTTTGATGAAAACGCGATCTTCCAGCACCCGGACATACAGCAGTTGCGGGATCTCAATGAAGAGGATCCTAAAGAAATTGAAGCATCCCAGTTCAACCTGAGCTACATCGCGCTGGACGGTAACATTGCCTGCATGGTCAACGGAGCAGGTTTGGCCATGGCAACGATGGACATCATCAAATATTTTGGTGGAGATCCTGCCAACTTCCTCGACGTGGGCGGAGGAGCATCCGAAGAACAGGTGACCAACGCTTTCCGCATAATTAACAGCGATCCAAATGTGGAAGGAATACTTGTAAATATTTTTGGAGGCATCATGCAGTGCGACGTAATTGCCCGCGGAATAATAGCCGCAGCCAAAAACATCGAGTTGAAGGTCCCTCTCGTTGTAAGGCTTGAGGGAACGAATGTTGAACAGGGCAAAAAGTTGCTCTCTGAGAGCGGAATGGCACTCCATGCAGCGGACTCGCTCTCTGCCGCAGCTGAGAAGATTGTCCAACTTGTCGCAAATGGCGACGAGAGTTTTTCCCCGGAAATTTAA
- a CDS encoding diadenylate cyclase, with product MQIERFITASRIIEIESSDLSGALSELLDVCEIGELETYGKRKLLKELLDREHTITTNLGNGVALPHVRVPMKRRYIMAMGRCPQGLTHEGSDDYKDVKLVLLLLASENARNYLNALAAIAGIFQDKTVVERLMEQAALLDFKTEVKRTLSGDPQKPRSKPTRINRLVLKESEKIATSARCKSVLIFGDTFAGGVELSQSFKNLRTVLVTQAGSETVEETNAVSDYLPIRSFSNHRMSQLRSAILIGLTRGIFQPDELICCVGGLPQSNRFDTILVVDVAREFRTLFSERSHTLPPSLRPEVMERVLAIAMELGLEGREGKKVGCLFVLGDTNKVLEFSKPLVLNPFYGYREEDRNVLNPFMDETVKEFSSIDGAFIIRGNGVIEAAGTLLRTSDSPDLPGGLGARHAAAAAVTKSTRSLAIAVSESTGQVTLFSNGDMISLLGYPVGGNF from the coding sequence ATGCAAATCGAGCGCTTCATCACTGCCTCCCGCATCATCGAGATCGAGAGCTCTGATCTCTCAGGTGCACTGAGCGAACTACTTGACGTTTGCGAAATCGGAGAACTCGAAACTTATGGAAAGAGGAAGCTCCTGAAGGAACTTCTGGATCGGGAGCATACGATCACTACAAACCTCGGGAATGGAGTAGCCCTTCCCCATGTCAGAGTCCCGATGAAGCGCCGTTATATCATGGCGATGGGACGGTGCCCACAGGGCCTTACTCACGAAGGGTCTGACGACTATAAAGACGTGAAGCTCGTGCTGCTTCTCCTCGCCTCCGAGAACGCGCGTAACTACCTCAATGCGTTGGCAGCAATCGCAGGAATTTTCCAAGACAAGACCGTAGTTGAGCGCCTGATGGAGCAGGCAGCACTCCTTGACTTCAAGACCGAGGTCAAGCGCACGCTCAGCGGAGATCCCCAAAAGCCACGCAGCAAGCCTACTCGAATCAATCGCCTTGTTCTCAAGGAGTCCGAAAAGATTGCTACCAGTGCCCGATGCAAATCTGTGTTGATTTTCGGCGATACTTTTGCAGGAGGTGTCGAGCTCTCCCAGAGCTTCAAGAATCTAAGGACGGTTCTTGTCACTCAGGCAGGTTCAGAAACCGTAGAGGAAACCAACGCCGTTAGCGATTATCTTCCCATCCGATCGTTTTCAAATCATCGGATGTCTCAGCTGCGTTCAGCCATTCTCATTGGTCTGACCAGGGGAATCTTCCAACCTGATGAGCTCATTTGTTGCGTAGGCGGACTACCTCAAAGCAACCGTTTTGACACCATCCTTGTCGTCGATGTGGCTCGTGAGTTCAGAACCCTGTTTTCTGAACGGTCCCACACCTTACCTCCCTCACTTCGACCAGAAGTGATGGAGCGGGTTCTGGCTATCGCAATGGAGTTAGGTCTGGAGGGCCGAGAAGGAAAGAAAGTGGGCTGCCTTTTTGTTCTCGGCGACACCAACAAGGTCCTCGAGTTCTCGAAGCCCCTCGTTCTCAATCCATTCTACGGATACCGCGAAGAGGATCGGAACGTTCTGAATCCGTTCATGGACGAAACTGTCAAAGAGTTTTCTTCGATCGATGGAGCCTTTATCATACGGGGGAACGGTGTAATCGAGGCGGCAGGCACTCTCCTTCGCACTTCCGACTCGCCAGACCTCCCTGGAGGACTGGGTGCGCGCCATGCCGCCGCCGCTGCGGTCACAAAAAGCACTCGAAGCCTCGCGATTGCTGTTTCTGAGAGCACTGGCCAGGTGACGCTTTTCTCCAACGGAGATATGATCTCTCTCCTAGGGTATCCGGTTGGCGGTAATTTTTGA
- a CDS encoding NADH-quinone oxidoreductase subunit A, whose protein sequence is MAISDFLPVLIQICLAILIGGLIIVASMVIGQKGRKNKIKDTPYECGVPPAGKSRTRFAVKFYVTAMLFILFDVEVVFLIPWVLTYREFLAAGIPIVAPMAVFFGIFIIGLIYEFKKGAIEWEK, encoded by the coding sequence ATGGCAATTTCCGACTTCCTTCCCGTGCTGATTCAGATCTGCCTGGCGATCCTCATCGGCGGGCTGATCATCGTTGCAAGCATGGTAATCGGCCAAAAAGGGCGGAAGAATAAGATCAAGGACACCCCATACGAGTGCGGTGTTCCTCCGGCCGGAAAGTCGCGGACGCGATTTGCAGTTAAATTCTACGTCACCGCTATGCTCTTCATTCTTTTCGATGTCGAGGTAGTCTTCCTCATCCCGTGGGTCCTTACCTACCGGGAATTCTTAGCGGCTGGTATCCCAATTGTCGCTCCGATGGCAGTTTTCTTTGGTATTTTCATCATTGGTCTCATCTACGAATTCAAGAAAGGCGCGATTGAGTGGGAGAAGTAG
- a CDS encoding Hpt domain-containing protein: MPISAELFSPRILRTFAEEICADDADIFVELLSDCQNDLRAQCEVLLEAREAENWRDFNRAAHSIKSAARTFGSPLLKELAFTLEAHSEGEMSENDLQVLDRHTERLQRASQEFKDALERIAADADTFLA; this comes from the coding sequence ATGCCTATCTCTGCCGAGCTATTTTCCCCCAGGATACTTCGAACTTTCGCCGAGGAGATCTGTGCGGACGATGCCGACATTTTTGTCGAGCTTTTGAGTGACTGTCAAAATGACCTTCGCGCTCAGTGTGAAGTTCTCCTCGAGGCCCGGGAAGCCGAAAATTGGCGCGACTTCAATCGCGCTGCCCACTCAATAAAATCAGCTGCTAGAACCTTCGGTAGCCCGTTATTGAAGGAATTGGCCTTCACTCTTGAAGCCCACTCTGAAGGAGAGATGAGCGAGAACGATCTACAGGTATTGGACCGCCACACCGAAAGGCTTCAACGTGCTTCTCAAGAATTTAAAGATGCTTTGGAACGGATCGCAGCTGATGCAGATACGTTTTTGGCCTAG
- the rph gene encoding ribonuclease PH: MTDLPRPDGRQNNELRTVTFEPGIAPNATGSVLTAFGNTRVICSATFEKKVPRWMQTQKVEGGWASAEYSMLPYSTHERKQRDISRGKQDGRGIEIQRLIGRSLRAVLDLKKIPGHTLWVDCDVLQADGGTRTASISGAYVAAQMAVQRLIRDGVLAENPFRDSIAAVSVGVFYDTSVLDLNYAEDVAASVDFNVVMTGGGEFVELQGTGEEATFSETQLAELIGLAKKGIGELTELQKAALL; the protein is encoded by the coding sequence ATGACTGATCTCCCTAGGCCGGACGGCCGGCAGAACAACGAGCTCCGCACCGTCACTTTTGAACCGGGGATTGCGCCCAATGCCACCGGTTCGGTTCTGACTGCTTTTGGAAATACCCGAGTGATTTGTTCGGCAACCTTTGAGAAAAAGGTTCCCAGATGGATGCAGACTCAGAAAGTAGAAGGCGGCTGGGCCTCCGCGGAGTATTCGATGCTTCCCTACTCCACCCATGAGAGAAAGCAACGAGATATCTCCCGTGGGAAGCAGGACGGTAGAGGAATCGAGATCCAGCGCCTTATCGGTAGATCTTTGCGGGCAGTTCTGGATCTGAAAAAGATTCCCGGTCATACCTTATGGGTCGATTGCGACGTTCTTCAAGCCGACGGCGGCACCCGGACCGCCTCTATTTCCGGTGCCTATGTAGCGGCTCAAATGGCCGTTCAACGCTTGATCAGGGATGGTGTCCTGGCGGAAAACCCCTTCCGGGACTCGATTGCAGCTGTGAGCGTTGGCGTGTTTTACGATACTTCAGTGCTGGATCTTAACTACGCAGAAGACGTAGCGGCTTCGGTTGACTTCAATGTTGTCATGACGGGAGGCGGTGAATTTGTCGAACTTCAGGGAACTGGCGAAGAAGCCACATTTAGTGAGACCCAGCTTGCAGAGTTGATTGGTCTCGCAAAGAAGGGAATCGGAGAGTTGACCGAACTCCAGAAAGCAGCCCTTCTCTAA
- the rpmG gene encoding 50S ribosomal protein L33: MPRDTIILECTEARAENQRPSRYMSTRNKKLQTERVEKKKYNRYLKRHTLHRELKSAK, translated from the coding sequence ATGCCACGCGATACCATCATTCTCGAATGCACTGAAGCCCGCGCAGAAAACCAGCGCCCTTCCCGCTACATGTCGACCCGCAACAAGAAGCTCCAGACTGAGCGGGTCGAGAAAAAGAAATACAACCGCTACCTCAAGCGGCATACGCTACATCGCGAGCTTAAGAGTGCTAAATAG